Proteins from a genomic interval of Paenibacillus lentus:
- a CDS encoding sugar 3,4-ketoisomerase yields the protein MRYVDIIDLHIFGDHRGSLISLEANSKVVPFDVKRVYYIFDTKEDVIRGKHAHKNLEQLVIAVSGECNFYVDNGIEKKTIKIDHPSKGIYLKGMVWREMMDFSEDCVLMVLASEHYDVSDYIFDYEDFLKTARENF from the coding sequence ATGAGATATGTTGATATTATAGATCTCCATATTTTTGGTGATCATCGAGGTTCGTTGATTTCGTTAGAAGCGAACAGTAAAGTTGTACCATTTGATGTAAAGAGAGTTTACTATATTTTTGATACGAAAGAAGATGTGATAAGAGGAAAGCATGCTCATAAAAATTTGGAGCAGCTAGTGATAGCAGTTAGTGGAGAATGTAATTTTTATGTGGATAATGGAATAGAAAAGAAAACTATAAAAATAGATCACCCATCAAAGGGGATTTACTTAAAAGGCATGGTCTGGAGAGAGATGATGGATTTCTCAGAAGATTGTGTATTAATGGTTTTGGCGAGTGAGCATTATGATGTATCGGATTATATTTTTGATTATGAGGACTTTTTAAAAACAGCTAGAGAAAATTTTTAA